Proteins found in one Brevibacillus brevis genomic segment:
- the rocF gene encoding arginase, giving the protein MNKNMSIVGVPMDLGADRRGVDMGPSAIRYAGVVARLEKMGFNIEDRGDIFVTRPHHFTETENHKYLDEVVEANEKLANVVSDIMTAGRFPLVLGGDHSIALGTIAGVAKHVKNLGVIWFDAHGDLNTGATSPSGNIHGMPLAASLGHGHERLTNIGGYTPKVKAENVVIIGARDLDQGERELIKRIGIKVFTMHEIDKLGMARVMDEAIAHVSKNTDGVHLSLDLDGLDPHDAPGVGTPVIGGISYREGHVSLEMLADADILCSAEFVEVNPILDRENMTARVAVALMSSVFGDKLL; this is encoded by the coding sequence ATGAACAAAAACATGAGCATTGTTGGTGTACCGATGGATCTAGGTGCAGACCGCCGTGGAGTTGATATGGGACCTAGCGCTATCCGTTATGCAGGTGTTGTCGCACGCCTGGAAAAGATGGGTTTCAATATTGAAGACCGCGGAGATATTTTTGTAACGCGCCCTCATCACTTCACTGAGACGGAAAACCATAAATATTTGGATGAAGTCGTGGAAGCCAATGAAAAGCTTGCCAATGTTGTAAGCGATATCATGACTGCTGGTCGATTCCCTCTCGTATTGGGTGGCGATCACAGCATTGCCCTTGGCACCATAGCGGGTGTGGCGAAGCACGTGAAAAACCTGGGTGTTATTTGGTTTGACGCTCATGGTGATTTGAATACGGGTGCCACTTCTCCATCGGGAAATATTCACGGTATGCCTTTGGCAGCGAGCTTGGGACATGGGCATGAGCGTCTGACAAACATTGGAGGATATACACCAAAGGTAAAGGCAGAAAACGTGGTCATCATCGGAGCGCGTGATTTGGATCAAGGTGAGCGTGAATTGATCAAGCGTATTGGGATTAAGGTTTTCACCATGCATGAAATTGATAAGTTGGGTATGGCTCGCGTCATGGATGAAGCAATCGCGCATGTGTCCAAAAACACGGATGGCGTGCATTTGAGCCTCGACTTGGATGGACTAGATCCACACGATGCTCCGGGAGTTGGGACGCCAGTTATAGGTGGTATTTCCTATCGCGAAGGGCATGTCTCATTGGAAATGCTGGCAGATGCAGATATTCTTTGTTCTGCTGAATTCGTGGAGGTCAACCCGATTCTTGACCGAGAAAACATGACAGCTCGCGTTGCAGTCGCTTTAATGAGTTCCGTTTTTGGTGATAAATTACTATAA
- a CDS encoding Spo0E family sporulation regulatory protein-aspartic acid phosphatase has protein sequence MERRVQRLSKKDVLLEIEMLRKKLNDQYKKQACITPELVSLSVQLDQLLNKLRLHP, from the coding sequence GTGGAAAGGAGAGTGCAACGATTGTCAAAAAAAGACGTTCTCCTCGAAATTGAAATGCTTCGAAAAAAACTCAACGATCAGTACAAAAAACAAGCCTGCATTACTCCAGAATTAGTTTCGCTAAGTGTACAACTGGACCAACTATTAAATAAACTTCGTCTCCATCCTTAG
- the sigW gene encoding RNA polymerase sigma factor SigW: MDFVEKRLTQRAKRGDREAFAELIEIYKDKIFQLAYRMVGNRQDAEDIAQETFLRVYANLHSYDDNYKFSTWIYRIATNLCIDRGRKKRPDFSLDEETEPGQGLDWYSRLSSNERTPEDKVVTQELQETVQDALSHLQPKYRSIMILRYIEDLSLQEISDIVKLPITTIKTRIHRGREALRSKLRLM; encoded by the coding sequence ATGGATTTTGTAGAGAAACGGTTGACTCAGCGGGCAAAACGCGGAGACCGTGAAGCTTTTGCGGAGTTAATCGAGATTTATAAAGACAAGATATTTCAGCTCGCATATCGTATGGTGGGAAACCGTCAAGATGCAGAGGACATTGCGCAAGAAACATTTTTGCGTGTCTATGCCAATTTGCATTCATACGATGACAACTATAAGTTCTCCACGTGGATCTACAGGATCGCGACCAATCTATGTATCGACCGTGGCCGGAAAAAACGACCTGACTTTTCATTGGATGAAGAAACCGAACCAGGGCAAGGCCTGGACTGGTATTCACGCCTGTCTTCTAACGAGCGAACACCGGAGGACAAAGTCGTAACGCAGGAGCTGCAAGAGACGGTGCAAGATGCTTTGTCTCACTTACAGCCCAAATATCGCTCGATTATGATCTTGCGTTATATCGAGGATTTGTCGTTGCAGGAGATCAGCGATATCGTAAAGCTTCCCATAACGACAATTAAGACGCGTATTCACCGAGGAAGGGAAGCATTACGCAGCAAGTTGCGATTGATGTGA
- a CDS encoding zf-HC2 domain-containing protein: MECRDMICLIHEYLDGDTDELANLQLQAHIKSCVSCRQHMHELQRAIAFVQSASHIHVSSDFTARVLAQLPAPTKANLLSGWLRNHPFLTAAAVFLFLMTGSVFNSWFDRDDTLQVSSANLDKLKIDRERNVVVVPAGTNIDGDLVVRNGNVDVRGHVTGNVVAIEGKVFVASTAQVVGNTESIEAIVDWIWYEVKNIGNDLLPILP, translated from the coding sequence ATGGAATGCCGGGATATGATTTGCCTCATCCACGAATATCTAGATGGGGACACTGATGAATTAGCCAATCTGCAATTGCAAGCACACATAAAGTCTTGTGTGAGTTGTCGTCAGCATATGCATGAGTTGCAGAGAGCCATCGCTTTTGTTCAAAGCGCTTCGCATATTCATGTCTCTTCTGATTTTACAGCTCGTGTACTTGCGCAATTGCCTGCGCCGACGAAAGCGAATCTGTTATCAGGATGGCTTCGTAATCATCCGTTTTTGACAGCTGCAGCGGTATTTCTCTTTTTGATGACCGGCAGTGTATTCAACAGTTGGTTTGATCGGGATGACACTCTACAGGTATCCTCTGCTAATTTGGATAAATTAAAAATAGATCGTGAACGCAATGTCGTAGTTGTACCAGCAGGAACCAATATTGATGGAGACTTGGTTGTCCGCAACGGAAACGTAGATGTTCGAGGCCATGTAACTGGAAATGTTGTGGCCATTGAAGGAAAAGTGTTCGTGGCATCTACCGCCCAAGTCGTGGGAAATACCGAATCGATCGAAGCGATCGTAGATTGGATCTGGTATGAGGTGAAAAATATTGGAAATGACTTGCTTCCGATCTTGCCATAA
- the cdaA gene encoding diadenylate cyclase CdaA, with product MISISMEYGDLLRYATDILLVTYVFYKIIMLIRGTRAVQLLKGIMVIVITWFLSKYFQLTALHALMNQAFTFGVLAVVIIFQPELRRALEQLGRGKLFSRSSSTQDDEAVSRLVQEVGKSVTYMAKRRIGALIVIERETGLNDYVETGIGINGRVSSELLINIFIPNTPLHDGAVIMRKDMIMAAACYLPLSENNSISKELGTRHRAAIGLSEVSDGIAIIVSEETGQVSFAAHGAMNRNLTEVQLAEMLTEQLQPLSKGKSMGSRWQWRRKHG from the coding sequence ATGATATCGATATCCATGGAATATGGGGATTTGCTACGGTATGCAACGGATATTTTACTCGTTACATACGTGTTCTATAAAATCATTATGCTTATTCGCGGGACGCGGGCTGTACAATTGCTGAAGGGGATTATGGTCATCGTCATCACATGGTTCCTCAGCAAATATTTCCAGCTGACGGCATTGCACGCACTGATGAATCAAGCTTTTACATTCGGGGTTTTGGCGGTCGTCATCATCTTCCAGCCAGAGTTGCGTCGAGCACTGGAGCAGCTTGGTCGAGGCAAGCTTTTTTCCCGTTCAAGCAGTACGCAAGATGACGAGGCGGTTAGCCGCTTGGTTCAAGAAGTGGGCAAATCGGTTACGTACATGGCCAAGCGTCGCATTGGTGCATTGATCGTCATTGAGAGAGAGACGGGACTTAACGACTACGTGGAAACGGGTATTGGCATTAACGGGCGAGTCAGCTCAGAGCTGCTGATTAATATTTTCATTCCGAATACACCGTTGCATGATGGTGCAGTCATTATGCGAAAAGACATGATTATGGCTGCTGCCTGTTATCTTCCACTGTCTGAGAACAATTCCATCTCCAAGGAGTTGGGGACGCGCCATCGAGCGGCAATAGGGTTAAGTGAGGTTTCCGATGGCATCGCGATCATCGTATCCGAAGAGACTGGTCAGGTGTCTTTTGCCGCGCATGGAGCAATGAATCGCAATCTGACGGAGGTGCAACTGGCAGAGATGCTGACAGAACAGCTTCAGCCTCTGTCCAAAGGCAAATCCATGGGAAGTCGTTGGCAATGGAGGCGAAAACATGGATAA
- a CDS encoding YbbR-like domain-containing protein: protein MDKWLNSHWFARAVALLLAIMTWMIVNLEAEQTTTPEASQPTFIDSVNLHVKYDTDRYQVVKQQRTVKVALESNNPFYRHNFFPEESWEVYVDATNLGKGTHRVPVQYKGFPDEVKVGIIPNIVEITLEEKKTVEREVSVEKLGQVAPGYTAGEPIVKPFRALVRVPESQVNKVAAVKASVDLEGATSAIKTTVPLKVVDKSGNVIQGADVVPLTVEVNIPVTSPFAKVPIKLNLTNELPNGYSLASMGMNVEEVTVYGPKEVIDGIKSNTYPGPEIDLGNITSDRDIELKIPLMDNIVKVEPEYLTVSLKVVPSTTKRLEKIPIRISGLSESMEAKVLSTDGQEMSTIDFDVIGAPVVLNQLRHEDLQVVADVSNMPAGVYEVPLNYIFNQSEYIKTSASAPKKVTIQITNKQR, encoded by the coding sequence ATGGATAAATGGTTAAACAGTCACTGGTTTGCACGTGCTGTTGCGTTGCTTTTGGCTATCATGACTTGGATGATTGTCAATCTGGAAGCCGAACAAACGACGACTCCTGAGGCAAGTCAGCCAACTTTTATTGATAGTGTCAATTTGCATGTGAAATATGATACTGATCGTTATCAGGTGGTCAAGCAGCAGCGAACGGTAAAGGTCGCCTTGGAAAGTAATAATCCTTTTTATCGACACAATTTCTTTCCAGAGGAATCGTGGGAAGTGTATGTCGATGCGACGAACCTGGGCAAAGGAACGCATCGTGTACCTGTCCAGTACAAGGGATTCCCGGATGAAGTCAAGGTAGGGATCATCCCGAATATCGTGGAAATCACCTTGGAAGAGAAAAAGACTGTTGAGCGTGAAGTTTCTGTGGAGAAATTGGGACAGGTCGCCCCAGGTTATACCGCTGGAGAACCTATTGTGAAGCCGTTTAGAGCGCTTGTAAGGGTACCTGAAAGTCAAGTGAATAAGGTAGCAGCGGTAAAGGCTTCGGTTGACCTGGAAGGGGCTACTTCCGCAATCAAGACAACGGTTCCGCTCAAAGTCGTGGACAAGTCTGGCAACGTGATTCAAGGGGCAGATGTGGTGCCACTTACGGTAGAAGTGAACATCCCCGTAACGAGTCCGTTTGCAAAAGTGCCAATTAAATTAAACTTGACGAATGAATTGCCGAATGGCTATAGTTTGGCTAGTATGGGTATGAATGTGGAAGAGGTCACGGTCTATGGACCGAAGGAAGTCATTGATGGCATCAAATCCAACACATACCCAGGGCCGGAAATTGATCTCGGCAACATTACATCAGATCGCGATATAGAGCTCAAGATACCGTTAATGGATAATATTGTGAAGGTAGAGCCGGAGTATTTGACCGTATCGCTAAAAGTCGTTCCATCAACGACGAAGCGTTTGGAGAAGATTCCGATTCGCATTAGCGGGCTATCAGAAAGCATGGAAGCAAAGGTACTATCCACCGATGGCCAGGAGATGTCTACAATCGACTTCGACGTGATCGGCGCTCCAGTAGTGCTGAATCAGTTGAGGCATGAAGACTTGCAGGTCGTAGCAGATGTCAGCAATATGCCGGCGGGTGTATACGAAGTACCATTGAATTACATCTTCAATCAGTCGGAGTATATCAAGACTTCTGCGAGCGCACCGAAAAAGGTCACAATTCAAATCACGAACAAGCAAAGGTAG
- the glmM gene encoding phosphoglucosamine mutase: MGKYFGTDGVRGVANTQLTPELAFKIGRVGGYVLTRHKQEGKPKVVIGRDTRISGQMLENALLAGLLSVGAEVVRLGVISTSGVAYLTRALGADAGVMISASHNPFPDNGIKFFGSNGFKLSDEVEAEVEQYLDAAEDTMPRPTGEQIGTVLEFLEGGQKYLSHLKSTVSERFDGLKVVLDCANGAVSSLAARLFADVDAEVITIGANPNGININDQCGSTHPERLVEEVLKHKADLGLSFDGDADRCIAVDDNGEIIDGDYIMAICARALKAKGKLNNNTVVTTVMANMGFFKGMEECSINTTKTAVGDRYVVEEMLRGGYNLGGEQSGHIVFLDYNTTGDGLLTGLQLLNIIKESGKPLSELKQVMVKYPQLLINVRVEDKSKLNGNEAIAQAIRKVEEDLAGNGRVLVRPSGTEPIVRVMAEGPDAAQLEGLVNRIVDVVKQELV; encoded by the coding sequence ATGGGGAAGTATTTCGGAACAGACGGTGTACGTGGTGTAGCAAATACACAACTCACACCCGAACTGGCATTTAAAATCGGACGCGTTGGTGGTTACGTTCTCACCAGACACAAGCAGGAAGGAAAACCAAAAGTGGTGATTGGGCGCGATACGCGCATTTCTGGACAAATGCTGGAAAACGCGCTTTTGGCTGGACTGTTATCGGTTGGAGCAGAAGTGGTCAGATTGGGTGTTATCTCCACCTCGGGGGTAGCGTATCTCACACGTGCACTTGGTGCAGATGCGGGCGTTATGATCTCCGCCTCTCACAATCCGTTTCCGGATAACGGAATCAAGTTCTTCGGCAGCAACGGTTTTAAACTGTCCGACGAAGTGGAAGCTGAAGTAGAACAGTATTTGGACGCGGCAGAGGATACGATGCCTCGACCAACAGGCGAACAAATCGGGACGGTTCTGGAATTCCTGGAGGGTGGACAAAAGTACCTCTCTCACTTGAAGAGTACCGTATCTGAGCGATTTGACGGTCTGAAGGTAGTTCTGGACTGTGCAAATGGTGCTGTCTCATCATTGGCAGCTCGTCTGTTTGCGGATGTGGACGCTGAAGTGATCACGATAGGTGCGAATCCGAATGGAATCAACATCAATGACCAGTGCGGTTCAACGCATCCTGAACGTTTAGTAGAAGAAGTTTTGAAGCATAAAGCTGACTTGGGTCTATCCTTTGATGGGGACGCGGATCGCTGTATTGCTGTAGATGATAATGGTGAAATCATCGACGGCGACTATATTATGGCGATCTGTGCACGAGCACTCAAGGCAAAAGGAAAACTCAACAACAATACAGTTGTTACGACCGTAATGGCCAACATGGGCTTCTTCAAAGGAATGGAAGAGTGCTCCATCAATACGACGAAGACTGCTGTAGGGGATCGCTATGTAGTAGAAGAGATGCTTCGCGGCGGCTATAATCTCGGTGGCGAACAGTCCGGTCATATTGTCTTCCTGGACTACAATACGACAGGAGACGGTTTGTTAACGGGGCTGCAGCTCTTGAACATCATCAAGGAGTCTGGCAAGCCGTTGTCCGAGCTCAAACAAGTGATGGTCAAGTATCCGCAGCTTCTGATCAATGTCCGTGTAGAGGACAAGTCAAAGCTGAATGGCAATGAAGCCATTGCGCAGGCCATCCGTAAAGTAGAAGAAGATTTGGCTGGCAATGGTCGCGTTCTGGTTCGTCCGTCGGGAACAGAGCCAATCGTACGTGTCATGGCAGAAGGCCCAGATGCGGCACAGTTGGAAGGGCTCGTGAATCGGATCGTTGACGTGGTCAAACAAGAACTCGTGTAA
- the glmS gene encoding glutamine--fructose-6-phosphate transaminase (isomerizing): protein MCGIVGYIGNKQAQDIVIGGLRKLEYRGYDSAGVAVVNANGLEYSKAQGRLAVLEGRLESKPLTGSMGIGHTRWATHGKPSDENSHPHTDEKSAFAVVHNGIIENFLPLKEELLAKGYTFTSETDTEVIAHLLADMYDGDIVSTARRAVQRMRGAYALGIMTEHEPDKLVAIRLASPLVVGVGQGESFIGSDIPAILEHTRDVYILNEGEMAVLTRDGVELMNAETGEKIERELFHVEWDLVQAEKGGYDSFMLKEMHEQPQAVRDTMGARIDEDNKRVILPELKMSDAELATYDRIYIVACGTSMHAGLVGKDVIEKWTRVPVEVAVASEFRYRDPIYTDKTLMIVISQSGETADTLAALREAKKSNVKVLAITNVVGSSVAREADEVIFTWAGPEVAVASTKAYTSQVVALYLFSLYLAQVKGTMAAAEIAEVVEHLSEIPGKIASMLNNDDQIRRFAEGTKEVSSLFFIGRSLDYAVSLEGSLKLKEISYIHSEAYPAGELKHGTLALIEDNVPVVALATQPDIYEKTVSNIVEVKARGAHVLGFATEGNHDLAKSVDEVIYMPATLPMLTPILTVIPLQLLAYYASVARGLDVDKPRNLAKSVTVE, encoded by the coding sequence ATGTGCGGAATCGTTGGATATATTGGAAATAAACAAGCGCAAGACATCGTTATCGGAGGACTTCGCAAACTGGAGTATCGCGGCTATGATTCAGCAGGGGTCGCTGTCGTGAATGCAAACGGATTGGAGTACTCAAAAGCTCAGGGTCGCTTGGCTGTTCTGGAAGGCCGTTTGGAATCGAAGCCATTGACTGGTTCTATGGGAATCGGGCATACACGTTGGGCGACACACGGAAAACCGTCTGACGAGAACTCCCACCCACATACAGACGAAAAATCGGCTTTTGCAGTCGTTCACAACGGGATTATCGAAAACTTCCTGCCATTGAAAGAAGAGCTGCTGGCAAAAGGCTACACGTTCACTTCTGAGACAGATACCGAGGTTATCGCTCACTTGCTCGCGGACATGTACGATGGCGATATCGTTTCTACAGCGCGTCGTGCTGTGCAACGCATGCGTGGTGCCTATGCATTGGGTATCATGACGGAACATGAGCCTGACAAGCTGGTAGCGATTCGTTTGGCTAGCCCGTTGGTAGTTGGTGTGGGTCAAGGCGAGAGCTTTATCGGTTCGGATATCCCGGCTATATTGGAGCATACACGTGACGTGTACATTTTGAACGAAGGCGAAATGGCTGTGTTGACTCGCGATGGTGTGGAACTGATGAACGCAGAGACCGGAGAGAAAATCGAGCGGGAACTGTTCCATGTCGAGTGGGATCTGGTACAAGCGGAAAAAGGCGGATATGATTCCTTCATGCTCAAGGAAATGCACGAGCAGCCTCAAGCTGTTCGCGATACCATGGGTGCCCGCATTGACGAGGACAACAAGCGAGTGATTTTGCCTGAGCTAAAAATGAGCGATGCGGAACTGGCGACATACGATCGCATCTACATCGTGGCATGCGGTACCTCCATGCACGCAGGTCTCGTCGGTAAGGATGTTATCGAAAAATGGACTCGCGTACCTGTAGAGGTAGCAGTCGCTTCCGAGTTCCGTTACCGTGATCCGATCTACACAGACAAGACACTGATGATCGTCATTAGCCAATCGGGTGAGACAGCAGACACGCTGGCTGCACTGCGTGAGGCGAAGAAGAGCAACGTGAAGGTGTTGGCTATCACCAACGTGGTAGGCAGCTCTGTAGCTCGCGAAGCTGACGAAGTGATCTTTACGTGGGCTGGTCCAGAAGTAGCGGTAGCGTCTACGAAAGCATACACCTCACAAGTCGTTGCCCTGTACTTGTTCAGCCTGTATTTGGCTCAAGTAAAAGGCACCATGGCGGCTGCTGAGATTGCCGAAGTCGTAGAGCACTTGAGCGAGATCCCTGGTAAAATCGCTTCCATGCTGAATAACGATGATCAGATTCGTCGCTTTGCAGAGGGCACAAAAGAGGTAAGCAGCCTGTTCTTCATCGGCCGCAGCCTCGACTATGCGGTATCGCTGGAAGGCTCTCTGAAGCTGAAAGAAATCTCTTACATTCACTCCGAGGCGTATCCAGCCGGTGAGCTGAAGCACGGTACTCTTGCGCTGATTGAAGATAATGTTCCAGTTGTAGCTTTGGCTACGCAACCAGACATCTACGAAAAAACGGTAAGCAACATCGTGGAAGTAAAAGCTCGCGGCGCTCATGTACTGGGCTTTGCGACTGAAGGCAACCACGATCTGGCGAAGAGTGTGGATGAGGTCATTTACATGCCAGCCACTCTGCCAATGCTCACACCGATTCTGACCGTCATTCCATTGCAATTGCTTGCTTACTATGCTTCTGTCGCTCGTGGCCTCGATGTGGATAAACCACGGAACTTGGCGAAGAGTGTGACGGTTGAGTAA
- the glpQ gene encoding glycerophosphodiester phosphodiesterase: MKKLVTSLAAALAITTSFGSVSFAEADKIVIAHRGASGYLPEHTLPAKAMAYAMGVDYIEQDVVMTKDNKLVIMHDHYLDSVTNVAEVYPDRKRKDGRYYVIDFTLDEIKKLKRTEVFTVENGKQVQDYPDRFPIWKSSFSAHTLEEEIELIQGMNKSTGRNVGIYAEIKAPWFHRHEGKDISLAVLQVLKKYGYVSKNDKAYIQTFDPNEAKRIRTELYPHLNMNVKLVQLMAETDWNETMIYENGKAVPYNYDWMFEKGAMKEIAKYADGVGPWKPMIIKEESTRDHLIITNLVKEAHEADLEVHPYTFRVDKGEIPAYAANFEELLDQFYFTAGVDGVFTDFPDRAVDFLQRAESQSKMPQSQGTQTAK; the protein is encoded by the coding sequence ATGAAAAAACTGGTTACATCCTTGGCAGCCGCTCTCGCTATTACAACAAGCTTTGGAAGCGTATCCTTTGCCGAAGCGGATAAGATTGTCATCGCCCACCGCGGAGCGAGCGGATACTTGCCGGAACATACGCTGCCCGCAAAAGCGATGGCTTACGCGATGGGAGTCGACTACATCGAACAAGACGTGGTCATGACAAAGGACAACAAACTGGTCATCATGCACGACCATTATCTGGACAGCGTAACCAATGTAGCCGAGGTCTACCCTGATCGAAAACGAAAAGACGGCAGGTACTACGTTATTGATTTCACTCTTGACGAGATCAAGAAACTGAAAAGGACAGAGGTCTTCACAGTAGAAAACGGCAAGCAGGTACAAGACTATCCGGATCGCTTCCCTATCTGGAAATCCAGCTTCAGTGCTCACACCCTGGAAGAAGAGATTGAACTGATCCAGGGTATGAACAAAAGCACGGGTCGTAACGTAGGGATCTATGCGGAGATCAAGGCTCCCTGGTTCCACAGACACGAAGGAAAGGACATCAGCCTCGCAGTGCTCCAGGTGTTGAAAAAGTACGGCTACGTGTCCAAGAATGACAAAGCATACATACAGACTTTCGACCCCAATGAAGCAAAACGGATTCGCACGGAACTCTATCCACATTTGAATATGAACGTGAAGCTAGTACAGCTCATGGCAGAAACCGACTGGAACGAAACCATGATCTATGAAAACGGTAAGGCCGTTCCCTACAACTACGATTGGATGTTTGAAAAAGGGGCGATGAAAGAAATTGCGAAATACGCAGACGGCGTAGGGCCATGGAAGCCGATGATCATCAAAGAAGAGTCGACGAGAGACCACCTGATCATTACCAATCTTGTCAAAGAGGCTCATGAAGCTGACCTGGAAGTGCATCCATACACCTTCCGAGTGGATAAAGGAGAAATCCCTGCCTATGCAGCAAACTTTGAGGAACTGCTCGATCAGTTCTACTTCACAGCAGGAGTTGACGGGGTGTTTACGGACTTCCCTGACCGTGCCGTTGATTTTTTACAAAGAGCGGAGTCCCAAAGCAAAATGCCCCAGTCCCAGGGTACACAGACCGCAAAGTAA
- a CDS encoding putative quinol monooxygenase — translation MLIIHAHLQVIPAQEEAFLQAAKALVAASQAEEGNVGYTLLKSTEQEYHYTMVEKWKDAAAVAAHNASDHFQAFVKQAPSFFAAAMELEVFAGEPVKL, via the coding sequence ATGCTTATTATACATGCCCATCTGCAAGTGATACCCGCCCAGGAAGAAGCGTTCCTTCAAGCGGCCAAAGCCCTGGTTGCTGCAAGCCAAGCTGAAGAAGGGAATGTCGGATACACCCTTCTGAAAAGCACAGAGCAAGAATATCACTACACCATGGTAGAAAAGTGGAAGGACGCTGCCGCAGTAGCGGCCCACAATGCAAGCGATCATTTTCAGGCTTTTGTGAAGCAAGCTCCCTCCTTTTTTGCAGCAGCTATGGAATTGGAAGTATTCGCAGGAGAGCCTGTGAAGTTGTAA
- a CDS encoding nitroreductase family protein, producing the protein MSTVQRTNDFREITFGRRSVKLYDPEIKISREEMIEILAGATRAPSSVNMQPWRFVVIESQEGKEKLAELARFNKTQVLTSSAVIAVFVDMNNAEYMDEIFGKAVELGYMPQEVKDMQLKAVKPYYANLPASDLRDVNFIDAGLVSMQLMLVARSFGYDTNPIGGYEKDQIAEALDLDKDRYQPIMLISIGKAAKEGYPSYRLPVETVTTWK; encoded by the coding sequence ATGAGCACCGTACAAAGAACAAATGATTTTCGTGAAATTACGTTTGGTCGTCGTTCTGTCAAACTTTATGATCCTGAAATAAAAATCAGCCGCGAGGAAATGATTGAAATTCTAGCGGGGGCCACACGCGCTCCATCTTCGGTCAACATGCAGCCTTGGCGCTTTGTGGTGATCGAAAGTCAAGAAGGGAAAGAAAAGCTTGCAGAGCTGGCACGCTTCAACAAAACGCAGGTACTCACCTCTTCCGCCGTCATTGCCGTCTTCGTCGACATGAATAATGCGGAATATATGGATGAGATATTTGGAAAAGCTGTCGAGCTCGGATACATGCCGCAGGAAGTGAAGGACATGCAGCTGAAAGCCGTAAAGCCTTACTACGCCAATCTACCCGCTTCTGACCTGCGCGATGTCAATTTTATCGATGCTGGTCTCGTATCCATGCAATTGATGCTGGTTGCCCGTTCATTCGGCTATGACACGAACCCGATCGGCGGCTATGAAAAGGATCAAATAGCTGAAGCGCTGGATTTGGACAAGGATCGCTACCAACCGATCATGCTGATCAGTATCGGGAAAGCAGCCAAGGAAGGATACCCCTCTTACCGTCTCCCCGTTGAGACAGTGACAACCTGGAAATAA
- a CDS encoding MarR family winged helix-turn-helix transcriptional regulator produces MTRKEFEEEQILNLLIGLTNKISPKFERCTGISSTRLAILQILCECNEINQSQLQKHINIDSAAITRHLKQLEADGMVTRHKNPNDNRETFVRLSEEGHHRIEGYKSEKRNFIQQILEGFSDDETQVLTDFLKRMQNNI; encoded by the coding sequence ATGACACGCAAGGAATTTGAAGAAGAGCAAATACTGAATCTGCTCATCGGATTAACCAATAAAATAAGTCCCAAGTTCGAACGCTGTACCGGAATCAGCTCTACTCGTCTCGCGATCTTGCAAATCCTTTGCGAATGCAACGAAATCAATCAGTCCCAGCTACAAAAGCACATTAATATCGACAGTGCTGCCATTACACGCCACCTGAAGCAACTGGAAGCGGATGGCATGGTGACCCGACACAAAAATCCAAATGATAACCGCGAAACCTTCGTTCGTCTCTCCGAAGAAGGACATCATCGGATTGAAGGGTACAAAAGCGAGAAACGAAATTTTATCCAGCAGATTCTGGAAGGCTTCAGCGACGATGAGACGCAGGTCTTAACTGATTTTCTCAAACGGATGCAAAACAACATTTGA